From Antedon mediterranea chromosome 9, ecAntMedi1.1, whole genome shotgun sequence, a single genomic window includes:
- the LOC140059455 gene encoding uncharacterized protein — protein MARPGAYTNTTVVYKSLRQEKRCCGGLCCGQGLALGILVCIYFVFVLPLGLFLAMVGGQKRPSLIGIGLAVIFVPLIFFVIACFMETKRRRNRDQFETRLRMNSIEEGSSPPSSPS, from the exons ATGGCGAGGCCGGGAGCATATACCAACACTACAGTCGTCTACAAGTCTCTCAGACAAG AGAAACGTTGCTGCGGTGGTCTATGTTGTGGACAAGGTTTAGCACTTGGAATCCTAGTATGCATTTACTTCGTGTTTGTTTTACCTCTCG GCCTTTTCCTGGCGATGGTCGGAGGGCAAAAGCGACCATCGCTTATAGGCATCGGGCTGGCCGTTATTTTCGTACCTCTCATTTTCTTTGTGATTGCGTGTTTCATGGAGACGAAAAGAAGAAGGAATCGAGACCAATTCGAGACGAGATTGAGGATGAACTCAATCGAAGAGGGCTCATCTCCGCCGTCATCACCGAGTTAG